A portion of the Paenibacillus marchantiae genome contains these proteins:
- a CDS encoding AraC family transcriptional regulator has protein sequence MSIMDELSEYITLRMSSYLEQTHDSNWMEHKSHSDYDLWFITAGSVQITIDGIAHTADQGDVVFFYPDMPYLASATGELCRFIYMHFDFSIAEQKRILGEFQLPGIVPGNLVREESTLFTSSYRRFKQDSGASGSPLYLKASLLLVIAKILELHGQGLYYGEFLKDQKPRKTEGSLEVLQNVFPYVDANLHRVIRVNELAAIAGVSEKYFISLFKKILGITPGQYINQIKMNRARDYLYEKKYTVQQIAGFLGYPDPFTFSKAFKKFYNVPPSKFE, from the coding sequence ATGAGTATAATGGACGAACTTTCGGAGTATATAACACTTCGCATGAGCTCTTATTTGGAACAAACTCACGACAGCAATTGGATGGAGCACAAGTCTCATTCCGATTATGATCTGTGGTTTATTACAGCAGGCTCCGTCCAGATTACTATTGATGGAATCGCGCATACAGCGGACCAGGGTGACGTGGTGTTTTTTTATCCGGATATGCCCTATCTTGCTTCCGCGACCGGAGAACTGTGCCGATTCATATACATGCACTTTGATTTCAGCATTGCCGAGCAAAAGCGAATTCTAGGCGAGTTTCAACTGCCGGGCATCGTACCTGGCAACCTTGTTCGGGAGGAATCAACACTGTTCACCTCGTCCTATCGAAGGTTCAAGCAGGACAGTGGCGCTTCCGGAAGTCCACTTTATTTGAAGGCTTCTCTGCTTCTCGTCATTGCAAAAATTTTGGAGCTTCACGGGCAAGGTCTGTATTACGGTGAATTTCTAAAAGACCAAAAACCGAGGAAAACGGAAGGAAGTCTGGAGGTTCTGCAGAACGTATTTCCATACGTGGATGCGAATCTGCACCGTGTCATCCGAGTTAACGAACTTGCAGCCATCGCCGGTGTCTCTGAGAAATATTTCATTTCTTTGTTCAAGAAAATTCTGGGCATTACACCAGGACAGTACATCAATCAAATCAAGATGAACCGGGCACGGGACTATCTGTATGAGAAAAAATATACGGTCCAGCAAATTGCCGGATTTCTGGGCTATCCCGATCCCTTCACCTTCTCCAAAGCATTTAAAAAATTTTACAACGTGCCTCCTTCCAAATTTGAATAG
- a CDS encoding family 4 glycosyl hydrolase, whose translation MNATNTQQPKVVVIGAGSLFFGRQSIWQMVHSPYLNQGTLALVDTDEERLSKMVTLAERVARENNVSLKIEGSVDRRQVLPGADFVVLSFAEQSVKYRGIDCQVSLKYGIRMCSGDTIGPGGIFRAMRELPVIMECARDIEELCPDAWVINYINPSTVHGIALHRYAPKLKSFALCDSHHMPHKKAYYAVRAGIIEKTDEFTNEIDQKFDFRIAGVNHFTWLLKAEFEGENVMPLIAEAMRKMAGDENNGGDRGAKAIFNDAITYELYDIFGIIPTCTAHTKEYVRYWQGLGKTTDAIPPLSIWETEDRYQRHDEMWRQVDDFLAGNIPIADYMSTFGPDHATDIIENMVGNLGKKFFINTLNKGAVTNMNADSFLEVLCDVGMDGVKPVHVGEMPRGVRGMQELVLDTHELTVEAVLEQSYEKLRRAMLTDPLVSSISDADKIIHELLELERDMIPDVWYKDRLQYS comes from the coding sequence ATGAATGCTACAAACACACAGCAACCAAAGGTAGTTGTTATTGGGGCGGGCAGCCTGTTTTTCGGTCGTCAGTCCATCTGGCAGATGGTTCACTCACCATACTTGAACCAGGGAACTTTGGCTTTAGTGGATACGGACGAGGAGCGGCTCTCGAAAATGGTAACACTTGCAGAGAGGGTCGCCCGGGAGAACAATGTATCCTTAAAGATTGAGGGCTCGGTGGACCGAAGACAAGTGCTTCCGGGAGCTGACTTCGTTGTGCTTAGCTTTGCAGAGCAATCAGTCAAATATCGGGGAATTGACTGCCAAGTCTCTCTAAAGTATGGCATTCGTATGTGTTCCGGCGATACGATTGGCCCCGGCGGAATTTTTAGGGCTATGAGAGAGCTTCCGGTTATTATGGAATGCGCCAGAGACATTGAAGAGCTATGTCCTGATGCCTGGGTAATTAATTATATTAACCCGTCTACCGTTCATGGCATCGCATTACATCGCTATGCGCCGAAGCTGAAATCGTTTGCCCTGTGCGATAGTCATCATATGCCGCATAAGAAAGCCTATTACGCTGTAAGAGCTGGAATCATCGAAAAGACAGACGAGTTCACCAATGAGATCGATCAGAAATTCGATTTCCGCATCGCTGGCGTCAATCATTTCACTTGGCTGCTTAAAGCGGAATTCGAAGGGGAAAATGTGATGCCCCTAATCGCGGAAGCCATGCGCAAAATGGCAGGTGATGAGAACAACGGCGGTGATCGCGGAGCAAAAGCTATTTTTAACGATGCGATTACCTACGAACTGTATGATATTTTCGGAATCATCCCCACTTGCACGGCTCATACGAAGGAATACGTTCGGTATTGGCAAGGTCTGGGTAAGACTACAGACGCAATTCCGCCATTATCCATCTGGGAGACAGAGGACAGGTATCAGCGTCACGACGAAATGTGGCGTCAGGTGGATGACTTTCTTGCGGGGAACATCCCGATTGCCGATTACATGAGCACCTTTGGGCCAGACCATGCGACTGATATCATTGAGAACATGGTAGGGAATTTGGGGAAGAAGTTTTTCATCAATACGCTTAATAAAGGCGCGGTAACCAATATGAATGCCGATTCGTTCCTGGAAGTGCTGTGCGATGTGGGAATGGACGGAGTTAAGCCAGTTCATGTAGGCGAGATGCCGCGTGGAGTAAGAGGAATGCAAGAACTTGTACTGGATACACATGAGCTGACGGTCGAAGCTGTTCTGGAGCAGAGCTACGAGAAGCTGAGAAGGGCGATGCTCACCGATCCGCTGGTGAGTTCCATCAGTGACGCGGACAAGATCATTCATGAATTGTTGGAACTGGAACGTGATATGATTCCCGACGTCTGGTACAAGGACAGACTGCAGTATAGCTAA
- a CDS encoding phosphotransferase enzyme family protein, translating into MWTLQCGKPSHQCLLEEIIINFNEAVNINNTHVLELVSELFHLEGYKIQLIPPHEGGRNVVYTCEQEGYESLILRVSFLPDRKREDYIAELEYVQYLFDHGASVSNVVSSKKGSLLEEITYDHHTFFVSLFNKAKGKLLVENNYQYREGVPLTEYYYNSGKVLGKMHQLSKSYVPVHRRHHFFDNYKGEYINNLIPESFSLLKEKMFELLNTLKGLDTNQETFGMIHFDYNDGNYSIDFDTGQITVYDFDNSCFGWYMYDLADLWTHGVGWIQFEPDAGKRKAFMHDYFETALAGYTSETKIEDSMLEKLPLFIQVTLLENILGQLEEMQHTGEEPEDNEEVLYLIKCLEEDIPYRGFFHDMYSSEAPFTL; encoded by the coding sequence TTGTGGACATTGCAGTGCGGGAAACCGTCCCATCAATGTTTACTGGAGGAGATTATTATTAACTTTAACGAAGCTGTTAACATCAACAATACGCACGTACTCGAATTAGTATCCGAGCTCTTTCATCTGGAGGGTTACAAGATTCAGCTTATTCCACCTCATGAGGGTGGGCGGAATGTCGTTTACACCTGTGAGCAAGAGGGGTATGAATCGCTAATTCTCCGAGTGTCTTTTTTGCCTGACAGAAAGCGGGAAGATTACATTGCCGAGCTGGAATATGTCCAGTATCTGTTTGATCATGGAGCCAGTGTTTCGAATGTAGTGAGTTCCAAGAAGGGCAGTCTGTTAGAAGAGATCACTTATGATCATCATACGTTTTTTGTCAGCCTGTTTAACAAGGCCAAGGGAAAGTTGCTGGTAGAAAATAATTATCAGTACCGAGAAGGTGTTCCACTTACCGAATACTATTATAATAGCGGCAAAGTTCTGGGCAAAATGCATCAGCTATCCAAAAGCTATGTACCCGTCCATCGCCGGCATCATTTTTTTGATAATTACAAAGGTGAATATATCAACAACTTGATACCTGAATCATTCTCGCTGCTTAAGGAGAAGATGTTCGAACTGCTGAATACTTTAAAAGGTTTGGATACAAACCAGGAAACATTCGGAATGATCCATTTCGATTATAACGATGGGAATTACTCGATCGATTTTGATACCGGTCAGATCACGGTGTATGATTTCGATAATTCATGCTTCGGTTGGTATATGTATGATCTAGCAGATCTATGGACACACGGTGTGGGCTGGATACAATTCGAACCTGACGCTGGTAAACGCAAAGCGTTCATGCATGATTATTTTGAAACCGCCCTCGCTGGTTATACTTCCGAAACCAAGATCGAAGATTCGATGTTGGAGAAGCTGCCTTTATTTATTCAAGTTACCCTTTTGGAGAATATCCTAGGTCAATTGGAGGAAATGCAGCATACGGGCGAAGAACCGGAGGATAACGAAGAAGTGTTGTATCTCATTAAATGTCTGGAAGAGGATATACCGTACAGGGGATTTTTCCATGACATGTATTCGAGTGAAGCACCCTTTACGTTATGA